The Arthrobacter burdickii genomic interval AGCCCGAGGTGGCCGAGCACGATCCGCAGATGGCGCTCTACGGCGGGGGAGCGGACGGCATGGAGCTGCCCCGGGCCGCTGCTTCCTCCGCGGCGCGCCTCCTCCACCCGGGCGGCTACTTCGTGATGGAGCATGCGGAGGTGCAGGCGCCCTGGGTTGCCGCGTTCCTCCGGCAGTCAGGTCTCTGGACCACGATCCGGACGCATCAGGACCTCAACGGCCGGGACCGCGCCACGAGCGCCGTGCTCGGCTCGGACAGCGCGTCGCTGGACACGACCGGAAAGGAAAGCCGATGACTGGATCCGCCATGGACCCCGGAGGGATGGACGCCGGAGGGATGAACGCCGGAGGAGCGGCCAGCGCTGACACGGGGGCCGACACGGGCGCCGAGAGGGGCATCGACACCGTCGCGGTCGCGGCCGTCACCTACGACCGGCACGAGGAGCTCGCCCAGCTCCTGCGTTCCCTCGCGGCGCAGAGCGCACCGATCGCGACCGTGGCCCTGGTCGACTCGGGCACGAAGCCGGCCACCGCCGTCGTCGACGCCGCGGCGGGGAGCATCCACTACCTCCGTTCGGAAGCCAACCTCGGCGGTGCCGGTGGCTTCGCGTTCGCCATCCTGGCAGCGATCGCGAGCGGCGCCCGGTGGATCTGGCTCATGGACGACGACGGCCACCCGGAGGACGAGCGCTGCCTCGCCGAACTGCTCCGCGCGGCGCACGAGCACGACCTCGATATCGTGAGTCCGCTGGTCGCCGCGACCTCGGATCCCACGCGCCTGTCCTTCAACTTCCGGATTCACGGCCTCCTCACGAACGACCGGGCGAAGCTGGAGCCGATGGGCTACCTGCCCGGCATGGTGCACTTCTTCAACGGTGCGCTGGTCCGGGCCGACGTGTTCGCGAAGATCGGACTGCCCGACATGAAGTTCTTCATCCGCGGCGACGAGGTGGACTTCCTGGCACGCGTGCGGAAGGCTGGCCTGAGGTACGGCACACTGGCGACGGTGGCCGTCCGCCACCCTGCGACCTGGTCGGAGATGAAGCCGATCTTCGGCGGCTTCATCACGCCGGTCATCCCCGAGGGCGACTTCAAGCGGTTCTCCTATTTCCGCAACCGGGCCTACCTGGCCCGCAAGTACCGTAACCTCCGGTGGTTCGGCGCGGACGTCATCGGCTTCCCCTACTGGTTCCTCACCCAGCGCGACATCAAGGGACTGCGCGCCTGGTTCGCCGCCTATTCGGCAGGCCTCCGGGGGACGGGCTTCGGTCCGCCGCCGTCCTCCTGACCGCGGACGCCGCGCCCCTCCCGATGTGCGGAGCGCCGTGCACGAGTGGAAGGATGGGCACGTGACCACCAGCTACGACTGCTCCGATCCCGTCCAGCGCAGGGAGGGGCTGACGGCCGCCCAGCGGGCGGTGTCGCTCAAGCAGTGCATCGTCCTGCCCACCGACACCGTCTACGGGATCGGTGCCGACGCATTCTCCCCGCAGGCCGTCGCCACCCTCCTCGCCTCCAAGGGCCGTGGCCGGAACATGCCCCCGCCCGTCCTCATTCCGCGGATCCAGACACTGGACGGACTCGCGACGGACGTCCATCCGGACGCGCGCAGGCTCGCCGAGGCGTTCTGGCCCGGGGGCCTGACGCTGATCTGCCATGCACAACCATCGCTCACCTGGGACCTCGGTGACACGATGGGGACCGTGGCCCTCCGCATGCCGGACGATGACGTCGCGCTGGAGCTGCTCACGATCACCGGTCCGCTGGCCGTGTCGTCCGCGAATCGGACCGGTCACCCCGCTGCGACCACGGCAGCCGACGCGGCCGCCCAGCTCGCCGAATCCGTCGCCGTCTACCTCGACGCCGGACCGCGGACGGCCGCCGACGGTACGGGGTCCACCATCGTCGACGCCACGGGCGAGGTCCTGCGCGTCGTCCGCCAGGGGACCCTCCCGCTGGAGCGCCTGCGCGAGGTGGTCCCGGACATCATCGGTATCGACGGGCAGGGCGGGAACGCCGAGACCGACGCCGGCCAGGCGCCTCCGGCCGCTGACACCGGGACCGACGCCGACACCAGGACCGACGCCGACCAGGCGCCCTCCGACCGCTGACGCCGGCCAGGCGCCCTCCGGTCGCTGACGCCGCGACCGACGCGGGCCAGGCGCCTCCGGCCGCTGACACCGGGACCGACGCGGGCCAGGCGCCCTCCGGTCGCTGACGCCGGGACCGACCCCGGCCAGGCGCCTTCCGGCCGCCGATGTGCCTCAGGTGCGGGCAGCGTCTTGCGGTCCTGCGTGCGGGCCCGGGTCCTCCTGGGACTCCGGGGCGCCCTGGTCGTTCCGATCGTGCTGTGCTCCCGCAAGGACCTCGCGCGCCCGCGCTGCCGGGACGATGCGCTGCGCCGAAGCCCATCCCGGTACCTGGTCCTGGCCGAACCACATCAACTCGACGCGGCGGACAGAACCGTCGAGGCGTCCGCGCAGCACGGACGACAGCGCGTACCCGCTCCCGACCGCGAACCGGCAGAGCGCTGCAGGCAGCACCCGCGGTCGGCCCCCGGCGGCTTCGAGGACGGTACGGACGGTGAGTCCCTCCCAGGGCTGGAGCACCCTGGGCGGTACCGGTCCCTCGTGCAGGCCGACAGAGAGGACCAGGTCGGCGAGGGCCTCGACGGACGTGACGGGGGACGGGGCGCTGCCGGGAGCGGCCACCGAGGCGAGGGGGGAGCGGGCCAGCTGCGCCAGCGCCGCCGTCGTCGGCCTGCCCTGACCCTGCACGGACGTGGCACGGATGGTGACCACCGACAGGCCGGGGTGAACGGCTGCTACCAGCGCGAGCGCCTGCTCGCCGAGGGCCTTGCTGCGTGAATAGGCGGAGAAGGGGCGGACCGTGTCCGTCTCGTCGAGCTTCGGCGTCCTGCCCTGCACGGCAGCACTGCTGAGGTGGAGGAAGCGTGGGACTCCCGCGGCCGCTGCGGCACGGGCGACGACGGCGGGCAGCAGGGCGTTCGCGCCCAGCAGGTCCGCTCCGCCGCCCGCGGAGGGAGTGGCGAGACCGGCCGCGTTGACCACGACCGCATGTCCCTGCAGGATCGCCTCCAGCTCCGCGGTAGCGACGCGTGCCGCCGCGTCCGCGATGTCATCCGCGGTGTCCGCCGTCGTCGTGAGGCGCGGCGCTGCGGCGGCGGAGGCGTCGATCCCCGAGGAGCGGAGCGCGCGGAGCACAGCTGACCCGACGAATCCGGAGCCGCCGAGGACCAGCCAGCTCATGAGGCGGTTCCCAGGGAGCCGGACGGGCCGGGCAGGGAAAGCGGTGGCTCGGGCGTCCAGTCCGGGTCGCGCAGGATGACCCGCGAGGCGCGCCAGCCGCGCCAGAGCGAGGACGCACCGGCGAGGGAGGACGCACCGGAGAGGGAGCGCTCGACGGCGACCAGCCGCACGAGCTCCTTCACCGCGGTCAGGACGGTTCCGACGCCAAACCCGACGCGGTGATGGCGGCCATGGAGCTGGAGATAGCGCGCGAGGTAGCCGCGATTGCGCATGCCGCAGAACCGCGAGAGGTCGCTCGAGTCGTTCAGGTGCCGGATCCCGAGGTCCACCTGGCGCTGCGCGCGGGTCTTCCGCAGGACGAAGGCGTCGATGTACGCCACCGGGTACCGCTGTGCGATGAGCCAGCCGTAGGTGAGGTCATCGCCGTTGAGGAAGAACCGCGCGTCGGGCAGCCCGATCTCACGCACCACGGGGGCGGCCACCAGCATGCCCTCGAAACAGCCCACGTTCGTGTGGAAGACCGGTGACTGCGCGAAGACGTTGCCGCGGACGGGCAGGTGGACGCCGAGGAACTCGTTGAGGGTGTGCTGCCAGAAGAACGGCCGTCCCTCGG includes:
- a CDS encoding glycosyltransferase gives rise to the protein MHVPDAGTPRVFIVITTFNRAAHLRKLLDSVAALDPAPSGVVVVDNASTDGTAEILAEADLPVPVLVHRPARNLGGAGGFAAGVARALDEGADWLWLMDDDVVVLPDALASFGPWMHRYSCIHGRRYDTEGRPFFWQHTLNEFLGVHLPVRGNVFAQSPVFHTNVGCFEGMLVAAPVVREIGLPDARFFLNGDDLTYGWLIAQRYPVAYIDAFVLRKTRAQRQVDLGIRHLNDSSDLSRFCGMRNRGYLARYLQLHGRHHRVGFGVGTVLTAVKELVRLVAVERSLSGASSLAGASSLWRGWRASRVILRDPDWTPEPPLSLPGPSGSLGTAS
- a CDS encoding NAD-dependent epimerase/dehydratase family protein, translating into MSWLVLGGSGFVGSAVLRALRSSGIDASAAAAPRLTTTADTADDIADAAARVATAELEAILQGHAVVVNAAGLATPSAGGGADLLGANALLPAVVARAAAAAGVPRFLHLSSAAVQGRTPKLDETDTVRPFSAYSRSKALGEQALALVAAVHPGLSVVTIRATSVQGQGRPTTAALAQLARSPLASVAAPGSAPSPVTSVEALADLVLSVGLHEGPVPPRVLQPWEGLTVRTVLEAAGGRPRVLPAALCRFAVGSGYALSSVLRGRLDGSVRRVELMWFGQDQVPGWASAQRIVPAARAREVLAGAQHDRNDQGAPESQEDPGPHAGPQDAART
- a CDS encoding L-threonylcarbamoyladenylate synthase, which encodes MTTSYDCSDPVQRREGLTAAQRAVSLKQCIVLPTDTVYGIGADAFSPQAVATLLASKGRGRNMPPPVLIPRIQTLDGLATDVHPDARRLAEAFWPGGLTLICHAQPSLTWDLGDTMGTVALRMPDDDVALELLTITGPLAVSSANRTGHPAATTAADAAAQLAESVAVYLDAGPRTAADGTGSTIVDATGEVLRVVRQGTLPLERLREVVPDIIGIDGQGGNAETDAGQAPPAADTGTDADTRTDADQAPSDR
- a CDS encoding glycosyltransferase, with translation MTGSAMDPGGMDAGGMNAGGAASADTGADTGAERGIDTVAVAAVTYDRHEELAQLLRSLAAQSAPIATVALVDSGTKPATAVVDAAAGSIHYLRSEANLGGAGGFAFAILAAIASGARWIWLMDDDGHPEDERCLAELLRAAHEHDLDIVSPLVAATSDPTRLSFNFRIHGLLTNDRAKLEPMGYLPGMVHFFNGALVRADVFAKIGLPDMKFFIRGDEVDFLARVRKAGLRYGTLATVAVRHPATWSEMKPIFGGFITPVIPEGDFKRFSYFRNRAYLARKYRNLRWFGADVIGFPYWFLTQRDIKGLRAWFAAYSAGLRGTGFGPPPSS